The following proteins are encoded in a genomic region of Phenylobacterium immobile (ATCC 35973):
- a CDS encoding AAA family ATPase has translation MNAPFSHAQPQATARAAEIHFALYVYAAFLRLAPLAAQASGGLDEALVRWPFLDGYLGELAERGLEGVSLAQARALWAARIAEFEATAPSLPLCALAEAYGLDAEDLALLAAAAWTESEPRLGSVLEALHGVAGEGRFTTALLAQLDPHGDARLRTLLEAGLLETLQPQSPFGLRSVTLPETLAAALLGRGPSGAWRHRPADSLAGLEDLVLGKDLRLALEGAADLFAEGRLDLLTLRGPSHNGRRTLARAVAHRLGLGTLEAPLTGGAADADLAQTAALSSALQALRVFTAQPAVGEAVAAADAIWRRGPLIVILPPHGGVDAPGDLRRLDLVHPLPDRPARARLWARGLGERTTLDPADLAARWRMSSGAIDRAARSAEVNAAAARRETITLDDLAVARRMLGRETLDALATPVLVSPGWSQLVAAEATRGELATLEARCRHRETLAAMSGNPAAGVRALFKGVSGTGKTLAAGALASALGMDLYRVDLATVTSKYVGETEKNLDKVLSAAETLDVVLLLDEGDSLLGARTATQSANDRFANLETNFLLQRLESFQAVLIVTTNAPENIDTAFQRRMDVTVEFTPPGPEERARIWRLHLPSGHGASEAWIDEVAGRCAMTGGQIRNAALHAALLSLDARQPLAEAEITAAVEREYRKAGQVCPLRRAALARAR, from the coding sequence ATGAACGCGCCCTTTTCCCACGCCCAGCCCCAGGCCACAGCCCGGGCCGCGGAGATCCACTTCGCCCTCTACGTCTACGCCGCCTTCCTGCGCCTGGCGCCGCTGGCCGCCCAGGCGAGCGGCGGCCTGGATGAGGCGCTGGTCCGCTGGCCCTTCCTGGACGGCTACCTGGGCGAACTAGCCGAGCGCGGCCTGGAAGGCGTGTCGCTGGCCCAGGCCCGGGCGCTGTGGGCCGCCCGCATCGCCGAGTTCGAAGCCACGGCCCCCAGCCTGCCGCTCTGCGCCCTGGCCGAGGCCTATGGCCTGGACGCCGAGGACCTGGCCCTTCTGGCCGCCGCGGCCTGGACCGAGTCCGAGCCCCGGCTCGGCTCGGTGCTGGAGGCCCTGCACGGCGTGGCCGGCGAAGGCCGCTTCACAACCGCCCTCCTGGCCCAGCTGGATCCCCACGGCGACGCGCGTCTGCGCACCCTGCTGGAAGCCGGCCTGCTGGAGACCCTGCAACCCCAGTCGCCCTTCGGCCTTCGCAGTGTCACCCTGCCTGAAACCCTGGCCGCCGCCCTGCTCGGTCGTGGCCCCTCAGGCGCCTGGCGTCACCGGCCCGCCGACAGTCTGGCCGGTCTCGAAGACCTGGTGCTGGGCAAGGACCTGCGCCTGGCCCTGGAGGGCGCCGCCGATCTCTTCGCCGAGGGCCGGCTCGATCTCCTGACCCTGCGCGGACCCAGCCACAACGGCCGCCGCACCCTGGCCCGGGCCGTCGCCCACCGGCTAGGTCTCGGAACTCTGGAGGCCCCGCTGACCGGCGGCGCGGCCGACGCCGATCTGGCGCAGACCGCCGCCCTGTCCTCGGCGCTCCAGGCGCTGCGCGTCTTCACCGCTCAACCCGCCGTCGGCGAGGCGGTCGCCGCGGCCGACGCGATCTGGCGGCGCGGACCGCTGATCGTCATCCTGCCCCCGCACGGCGGCGTCGACGCACCGGGCGACCTGCGTCGGCTCGACCTCGTACATCCCCTCCCCGACCGGCCGGCGCGCGCGCGGCTGTGGGCCCGCGGCCTGGGCGAACGCACGACGCTTGATCCCGCAGACCTCGCCGCCCGCTGGCGGATGAGCAGCGGCGCCATCGACCGCGCCGCCCGCAGCGCCGAAGTCAACGCCGCCGCCGCCCGGCGCGAGACCATCACCCTCGACGACCTCGCCGTCGCACGCCGGATGCTGGGCCGCGAAACGCTCGACGCCCTGGCGACGCCGGTCCTGGTCTCCCCCGGGTGGTCACAGTTGGTGGCGGCCGAGGCGACCCGGGGCGAACTGGCCACCTTGGAGGCCCGTTGCCGCCACCGTGAGACCCTGGCGGCGATGAGCGGCAATCCCGCGGCCGGCGTCCGCGCCCTCTTCAAGGGCGTCAGCGGCACCGGCAAGACGCTGGCCGCCGGCGCGCTGGCCTCAGCCCTGGGCATGGACCTCTACCGGGTTGATCTGGCCACCGTGACCAGCAAGTACGTTGGCGAGACCGAGAAGAACCTCGACAAGGTGCTGTCCGCCGCCGAGACGTTGGACGTCGTCCTGCTGCTGGACGAGGGCGACAGCCTGCTGGGCGCGCGCACCGCGACCCAGTCGGCCAACGACCGCTTCGCCAATCTCGAGACCAATTTCCTCCTGCAGCGCCTCGAAAGCTTCCAGGCGGTGCTGATCGTCACCACCAACGCGCCGGAGAACATCGACACCGCCTTCCAACGGCGGATGGACGTCACCGTCGAGTTCACGCCGCCAGGGCCCGAGGAACGCGCCCGGATCTGGCGGCTGCACCTTCCGTCTGGTCACGGCGCCTCGGAAGCCTGGATCGACGAGGTCGCGGGCCGCTGCGCCATGACCGGCGGCCAGATCAGGAACGCCGCCCTGCACGCGGCGCTGCTCTCTCTCGATGCGCGCCAACCTCTGGCGGAAGCTGAGATAACAGCCGCCGTAGAACGCGAGTATCGCAAGGCTGGCCAGGTCTGCCCGCTGCGTCGCGCCGCGCTGGCCAGGGCGCGCTAG